The following proteins are encoded in a genomic region of Nymphalis io chromosome 16, ilAglIoxx1.1, whole genome shotgun sequence:
- the LOC126774402 gene encoding methanethiol oxidase produces MSCCKLGPGYASPLDAYRNGPREGLFYVVCVQPDLSKEDYLATVDVDPKSPTYSQVIHRTYTGSVGDELHHSGWNVCSSCYENPELKRNFLILPGLHSCNVFVIDVGTNPRKPELHKVIDSSEFRSFNCTFPHTTHCLASGEIMISTMGDENENGKGDFVLIDSKTLEVTGTWTKGKKARFGYDFWYQPYHDVMVASEWGSPKYFKSGFHKDDVPNSERYGTSLNIYKWSTHEIEQVIDLGSEGCAPLEIRFLHDPKSAQGFVGCAVEANVYRFYKLDNGKWKADKVIDIPAKRVLKDGVETNVNGLISDILLSLDDKYLYFSCWLHGDVRQYDVSDPKNPKLKGQVHLGGEIVNYGLKVVEDKELKEPPKPVILKGKRLQGAPQMLQLSLDGKRLYVSSSLYSPWDKQFYPQMTKEGGWMVKLDVDTVNGGMKLDPDFLVDFGKEPNGPVLPHEMRYPGGDCTSDIWLAEN; encoded by the exons GTAAGCTCGGGCCGGGATACGCATCCCCACTTGACGCATATAGAAACGGCCCCAGGGAGGGGTTATTTTATGTAGTGTGCGTGCAACCAGACCTGAGTAAAGAGGACTACCTCGCTACTGTCGACGTGGACCCTAAATCACCCACATACAGCCAG GTTATTCATCGCACATACACTGGCAGCGTTGGAGACGAGCTTCATCATAGTGGATGGAATGTTTGTTCGAGCTGCTATGAGAACCCTGAGCTGAAAAGAAATTTCCTTATACTGCCAGGCTTACATTCGTGCAATGTCTTCGTTATTGACGTTGGCACCAACCCACGCAAACCGGAGCTGCATAAG GTAATCGACAGCTCCGAGTTTAGGTCATTCAACTGCACTTTTCCTCACACGACACATTGCTTAGCAAGCGGAGAAATCATGATTTCGACTATGGGCGATGAAAACGAAAACGGAAAAGGGGATTTTGTGCTCATTGATTCGAAAACTTTGGAAGTGACAG gcaCTTGGACGAAAGGGAAGAAAGCTAGGTTTGGCTATGATTTTTGGTACCAACCTTATCACGATGTAATGGTTGCCTCAGAATGGGGTTCTCCAAAATACTTCAAATC AGGATTCCATAAGGACGACGTCCCCAATTCAGAGAGATATGGGACCtctctaaatatttataaatggtcTACTCACGAGATAGAACAAGTCATAGATTTAGGTAGCGAGGGATGTGCGCCCCTTGAGATCAGATTCCTTCATGATCCTAAATCCGCACAAGGATTTGTCGGATGCGCTGTCGAGGCTAACGTATACAG GTTCTATAAATTAGACAATGGAAAGTGGAAGGCAGATAAGGTAATCGACATTCCAGCAAAAAGAGTTTTAAAGGATGGCGTGGAAACTAACGTCaatg GCTTAATATCTGACATTCTTCTATCGCTGGATGACAAGTACTTATACTTTTCGTGCTGGTTACACGGAGATGTGAGACAATATGACGTATCTGACCCAAAGAACCCAAAGCTAAAAGGTCAAGTTCATTTAGGCGGAGAAATTGTGAATTATGGTCTGAAAGTCGTTGAAGATAAAGAGCTGAAG GAACCTCCTAAGCCGGTGATATTAAAAGGTAAACGATTACAAGGAGCGCCTCAGATGCTGCAGTTATCTTTGGATGGAAAACGCCTGTACGTTTCTTCATCGCTTTACTCCCCATGGGATAAGCAATTCTATCCACAAATGACAAAAGAG GGAGGTTGGATGGTCAAGTTGGACGTAGACACGGTTAACGGAGGCATGAAATTAGACCCGGATTTTCTTGTCGACTTCGGTAAGGAACCGAACGGGCCAGTTTTGCCGCATGAAATGAG ATATCCGGGGGGTGACTGCACTTCAGATATTTGGTTGGCTGAAAATTAA